tagccttcagtgccggatcaaattcctcatcttcacaaatcattccgactattggcccaGTGTTGTGAGCAGGCAAcaaattgttcatcacatcaggagcttcttcatcccgaaaaatgattctttcaacttcaatcaagtcttcaactaCCCTTTtaagggtccaacagtcctttgtactaTGTCCTACTGCTCTATAGttgtattcacatctagcatcaactcagtgcgagggggactcggggttcggTCGGTTCGGGGCCACtagctgcaatagatctagcctgattagcttttggaacaagcttgaatacaaTTGACTAATAGGGGTAAACTAATTCTTTCTGAAAGACTCTCTTAggcgaggattgtattggggatcatttggttgaggacTATATGGAGCTTGATAAGGAtaggcatttctgggaggtggagctcggttttgtatATAATGTTGTGGCAGCGTGTaaggttgcgcgttcatcacTGCATAGGGAGGCGGTGCATCGGCATAAGCGTCATCTTGAAAGGGATAATAGTGTGGTGGGACCATAGGAGGCACATATGATTGGCTAAATGACCTGCGGGGCCCCCTCGAGCTTGAAGCCATCATGGCTCCATCTTCACTCCCATTGTTGTTCATGAAACCCTCCGAACCATTCTGAGTATCCTATGATGTGGCtttaaaagcagcatgactcaagattcgactTGTTTTTAAACCGTTTTCAACCATTttcccaattttgatagcctcagcaaatGACTTACCcatagcggacatcatgttctggaagtagtccgcctcttaggcctgtagaaagaccgtgaccatttcaatttcgtccattggaggctttaccctggcagcttgctcacgccatttgacagcatattcggcAGAAGCTTTCTgcggttttctttttcaaattggacaaagagtttctgtcgggagcgatgtccacattatactggaactggCGGATAAAATCTCGGGCTATATCATCCCACACGTGCCAATGAGTAATTTCTTGACCGTATATCACTCATAAGCGATtccggtgaggctttccccaaaataggccattagcagctcctcttttccaccaacGCCTCTCAACTGGTTATAGTATCGTTTCAGGTGAGCAACCGGGTCTCCATGCCcgttgtacttttcaaattttggcatcttgaagccagctggcaagtggacatgtggaaacatacagaggtcagagtatgagacactcttttggcctcTCAAACCTTGtatgtttttcaggctttgttccaggctcttcatctttcgagccatttcctcttgctcgggatttttaaCCACCTTTTCTTACTTCACCGAGAGATCATATTGTGGAGGTTGAGTGAAGGAGTACGGGGTTACATATGTTATTTCTGGTTGAAGCTGTGGACCCTAAAAGATGAACATTGGAGGCGGTGCCCTTGAAGCCGGTGCTTGGGGGCGAACCACATAAGGCATGCCAGGATCATTGAAGGGCATCTAAGGGCgcccgcatgggatgagcgggttgggcacagGGGTGTTGGTAACCTTacctgacctggggatcaacttAGAGAACTCAGGaattgcacttggcggttccctaccTATGGACTAGGCGACCCACATTTCCGATATGTGGAGACGCAACATcctattctcttcagcagctATTGATTCTGGATGTGGGATAGCCGGTGTTGGGCTATCCTTAGGATCGATGATTTGTAAATGGCTTTCAGAGGCCATAGGAACCtttcctttggatcttgtgaagtaaggatgggaagccagattaccaacaaaaccaaccaacctgaacagaacctggctgaTTTGCAcatccaacaaccttgttagttttgagatacttaacagataggaaatcgCACATTGgtatgcaatgcacctaaatagttaacGTTTCTACTATGTGTTTGAACGAGTTGCATGTTTCATCTCGGCCTTAACTATCCTTTTTTCAATCTGCAGCCCTTTTTTCATTTGTGtctctctttaatcactctttATTTTTTTCCATTTCGTTTCTGTCGCTTTCttggcactctcttttcttttcttttttgtttttgtcactcttctattttttgtcactctcttttttcttttttcttttttctttttctttcactcttttcttgcctttttttcactcaatttttctttctcttttttttcagtttatttttcactcaattaattttatggctatgatcgaatccgatggggatttcctacgtatcatgacgccgcatgaatcagatcttgtgaATTTCAGGAAGATTGAGAATGGAGTAAATGAACTaacactttttttcctttttttataacAATCAGACCATGAAAGCTTTGAGGCaaaagaaatatattttttttcaattctttatttcttttttttttaattttcgaaagaaatgctttaaaagaagaaaggaaatattttttggattttttattttgactatcttttttttgaaagaaagacttctgaaaattccttttcttttgatttgagctttgagaaattcaaaagtaaaaggaaaatattttcgtttgaattttcatttattttctcttattctaaagaagaaagaatttttttttttttttggaattttggatgttgcctcttacttttcgaaagagggacttttaagaatatattttggatttttgagcttttttttaaaatttacaaaagtacttctaaagaaaaacgaaaatatttttggaatttaatttttaaatttttatgacatttatgaaaggaagacttttaaagaaggaaagaattcttcaaaataaaggaaagtcgtattttggattttgattttttgattcttttcttttaaatttattttttcaatgaaagacttcagaaagaaggaaactattttttgagtttaaatttttattttattttttatttttctaaggtaggaattaaaaaataaatttgattttttttaataaaaaaaattagggccggaaccgatgaggtttgcctacgtatctcacatccagtgagaatcagacccgcgtagttcggtcagttttgacggacAGGGAAACATGGCACTTGAAGATTTtgggctcattttgaaatgaccttgtctttttcttttttcctttttttccagaatttcggcaaagtttcggcatttttcaaatacctacctctcactcttgtttttgatttttgatttttttttcttctttttttttttgattttctttccttattctagaagtcggtcaacatgcaagccgaaacaaacagatgcgcaagtagcacataagatgtatcaggatggtcttttaatgtgggtacacctgtcctagatggatcCAACCCcagtgttgagtccccaaagtaaaatgcacgtgatacaaacaagcgttcctactagggatccggcatgaggcaatgttattctaagtttaaaaccttggtgtatttgttctagacctgacttacccgagcggacagctcgagccgagggggggcagcgtaccgggaatacagaagcttcaccggcattgcaacttgtccgaacctcgttctaaaattaggatatgactctaacagaaaagaagtcacacgaagtgcacacttccgagatgatttagaagacttagagagaagaaGAGTTTCGTAACAGtctatatacagtccaaataataacaaagcagtaaaaagcggcatttagcatattaggctcaaacatgtagaaattagataataaataaagccaagtataacagttattctaagctcgaattcttgaaccctgaaccagagattctgggttcctaTCCCTAGCAGaatcgccaaagctgtcacacctcctttttaccacccgtaaatggggggtatataagggaatttttctaattaaagtgacattattagaaatgggattattttatttattttcaaagtcgccacttggaataatttatttggtatcccaagtcaccgatttattttaaatcccaaatcgaggagaattttaactttatttaaaagtctgcgaaaccaaaaattctaagtaaggaattctatcaacccgagagaaggtgttaggcattcccgggttccgtagttcgagcacggtcgcttaactattaatattggcctaattatctgagtAATACATGTTTTGAACCTAATGTGCATTTttaaactttataaccgcttttaattaatttaaccgCTTTTAgaatttatgaaattatttcttgaacaagttacgattgtcgtacacttgccgttttggaacacaccgcaaatcacgctacatgaaatgcactcgcgatTCACGACATGTTTATATTATTAATGTTCGAagttatggtcgggtcacatgaaatgcaaacCCAAATGAGATTTacgtatcgtgaccatgccacgggaaccgtacccatagccacgaTGATTTATTAATTGCGCCTAAAGTATTTCTACGCATATTCATACATCGGCAACTTCATTTGGATTACTATGTAATATATGGTAGGAGTATTTGTTGGTGGAACGGTTTGATTAATGACTGAAGTTATATATACGCCCATGTGAATCAACAGGACTTTTCCTTAGCCTTATTCTTAAATTAAAAGTTGAAAGGAAGAATCAGAAATATAGAGGGATTTCAATTTACATCAAAAGCACAAGTATAATGAATATAGAATCCTCCAGCAAAGTAATATGGGAATGTATTACTTTGCTAACTATATCTACTGTATAGTGCTTGCCTGCGGACAAAAGGCAGAAATTAGGGCAATAAATGGTTCAATATCAAAGACAGCCAACACTACTTGTGTATGTATACGGGGTTATTTAACAGTTTTCATGAAGCCATGTCCAAGAATCTCCTACTTCTTCTTCTGCCATGAAAGCACTcaagaagaaatagaaaaaataaaaaataaaagaaattttcgggaaaaaaagaaaacaaaagaaatggCGTATACACCTTTCTTGTTGGCCTGTCTTTTTCCAAATATGAGCACTTTCCATTAATACCAGAAAACTTTTGTAAagtacaacaaaaaaaaaaacaagataaAGACTTTGATAAGGAATAAccaataaagtaaacaaatatgCTTGCTAGTACTAAATGAAAAGGTGAAGCATGATTAGCATTAAAGAGAAGATAATGAACCATCCATCTTAATACAAAATGACAAACAGACCTAAAGAACAATATTGGGTGGTTAATTAACACCTTTAATGGGAATATATCATTTCCCACTCGAAGTGCCACATACCTAATATTCGTTGGCCTTTAATTAAATAGACTGATAAAATTTGGTAAGGCACGTAACTTGGGCTTTATCGAGCTTTTAACAACATTGCTGCTTGTAAtaatagccaatttcatgtctttTTGTGCTCCTTTTTAGTTTAGGACAAAATGTTAATACAACACatcaaagagaagaagaaagaatccATGTCAATTTCATTTTAGTTCCCAGATACATAAAATTTTCCCACCAATAAACTACGCCAAATCATTCAATAAGCAAACAAACATATAATCAACATTTAGACAGATCTCGAGCAAGAAAGAGGAGTCCAATCATCAATAAATATACCAAAATACAACAGAGTTTTCTGAGTTTACCTCTTAACTAAAAAATGCAACATGAACAAATTCCGGTACGGGACAACAGCGAATCAGAACTCAGCTATAGCAATCGAGCAAATCAAGCAGTCAGAGAGTATTTCACAGCTCGATAAGTCTttgaatttccaaaaaaaaatcaacatGGATGAATGGAAACTGAAATATCTTGGAATCTCTAGAAATAGGTTGGAAATGATGGAGGGGTGGCCGGCTAGGTCTTTTGAGTGTAGGAGAAGGAGGGGTCTGCTTTTCGTTGAAGAAAAGAGAGCTCTGGAGTGCTGTTTTTGCTCTCTTCTTCAAGGGGGATGTCCCGTTATTTTTTTTCTAGCTCTTCTGATGTTAGGTTTTAGGGATTTTAGGGAAAATGGGAAAAGGGAAGATTGAGTTGGGGTTTAAAAGTTATTTTAGGCCATTTTAGGAATTggcccaattttaaaagaaacaagaccaaaaatatattcttcatatttttattttcttttttatttctttttttcttttctttaattaattaaagtcctaaattatatcctaaattaatctaatctataaaatcaaaataattatctatttataatatttacaaaaattagtTAATCTTAaattaatgaaaagaaaaatactaATCTAGCATTAAAagctaaaaaaatgaaaaatgaatgatattttttgtgatttttattttaataaagtaataaTTAACAAATTATCCCTAAGATATGAACACAAAATCTAATATGcgatgcatgatatttttgatatttttgtgtcatttttcatgattttaacaaaattaaacatgcacaaaaaatgcaaacaattaataaaaatcctataaaattgaaaataatgtgaaaaaatctattttctttaattttgtagAAGTATTTCtaatagggaaaaaatcacatgctcacaatgggcatgcttgacaacgacgtatagatactcgtcaccacatctatgcgtcgtacactacactaccacatagcaaataaagcacaataccaattccctcaagttaaggttataccaaacacttacctcgaacttccacggccaactcaagcctcaaacaccggttttcctttaaaatttgcctctaaattacttgtatctagtccaaattaattaacaacatcaataaatgctaaagaattcatattcaatgcttaattataggttttctatcatttttcccaaaaagtcaaaaatcgaccccaggtccgcttggtcaaaactcgaggttcggaccaaaattcgatcacccattcacccacgagcccaaatatgcaattagtttcgaaatccgaccccaaaacgaggtctaaattccaattattcaaaaagccctgactctacccaaattctcaatttctaccataaaaccctagttctttggatgatgattgatgaaatgcaatgggaaatcgaaagaaaaaggtttagaatcatataccaatgctttggggaagaacttattccttgaaaatcgcctcaatgctctctagttttaAAAATGTGGGCTAAATCCCGACATTGCTATTGTTTTAAGTGTTGGGCGACAGTGTTCATCTCGTTCGCGAGAACACtgccgcgatcgcgaagagctgCCAGAAGTGGAATTACACGATCGTGAGTtcccctacgcgttcgcgaaaggtAAGTCTccctgaccttcgcgttcgcggacaacattacgcgttcgcgtagaagaaatgacAAGTCCCCAGCCCACCTCCATTTTACACTATGCGTTCGCGTGACACCGGTCGCGTTCGCGCTGAGCAACCCCCcaatgctccgcgttcgcgactgtggcttcgcgttcgtgaagaacaaATCCACACCAATCCCAATttccctttcgcgatcgcgatgcacaAAATGTCTGTGCACCTGAAGCAGTAAAACCTGaaacttttctaagtgtaaaaaccttccgaaacctatctgaaactcacccgagccctcggaactccaaaccaaacatgcatactaactcaaaaatatcatatggacttactcatgcgattaaatcgccaaattaacacctttaacaacgaatttggcatcaaaattaaagaagaatctcaagaactattaagttcaaattttaacaaccgatGGTTCGgttcacgtcatatcaagtccATTTCTTACCGAATTTTACAAGCTCAACCTAAATAcaatataagacctgtaccgggctctgtaaccaaaatacgggcctgataccatcaatttcaaatacatttaaattttcaaaaattcttaaaatttcagttaaacaattttcttcaaaaatttatttctcgggcttgggacttcggaattcaattccgggcatacgcccaagtctcatatttttctacggactctccgggatcgtcaaattatgggtccgggtccgtttaccggaaatattgaccgaagtcaatttaaatttaattttaaaggctaaattagcattttcatcaaattttcacataaaagcatcCTGGATATATGGTCGGAtcacgcacgcaaatcgaggtaagataAAAGGAGGCTTGTAAGgactcggaacacagaatttacttgtaaatgaagtgatgaccttttgggtcatcacatctaTGTTGATATTTAGTAGTGCTCGTGTGCTCGTTGACACTAGGTTTTGGGATGGTTGTAGTAGAGTTTCAGTTATTTTTatcagataattatgttatttcgGCTCTTGAGTTTATTAAACCATATTTTATTCAAATGTTTAGTTGTTATGTGATTGTTAGGTTGCCTAGCAAATGTGTCAGACGCCATTACTACAgcttgggattttgggtcgtgacacttagaGTAGTAGACGCTCCTGGAGATGATATTGTGGGTTATGGTTTATGACAAACTTTATGTCTTACTTGAGGCTTCCGCTGTTTTTGAGAGACAAGAGGGGTtgttctgatggtaagcaacccccacttccaaccgagaggttgtgagttcgagtctccccaagagcaaggtgggaagttcttggagggaaggatgctgggggtctatttggaaacagtctctctaccctagggtaggggtaaggtctgcgtacacactaccctcccagaccccactaagtgggattatactgggttgttgttgttgttgttgttgttgttgttgttgttatatggatCTATTATGATTTGTGCGCTCTCTTAGTGCTTTGAATGGTAACGATTTACCTAGTGGGTAGTAGGTCGTTACGTTAGGTGGCTGAAGTCATGGCGAATGTATTTTACTAAATTATTGAGTTAGGTCTCTCCACAATAgttgctacaaaaaaaaaaaaattgaacaaGTTTACCTCAATATTTTGCTAGTGTATTTAACTGATTGTGGTCTCGATTTTGCTGAGGTATTGCGCATAGTCCTTGATATGCACATCCCAACTCACATGAACAACAGTGTGTATTTACAAAGTCAATTAGTAAAATTTTGGTGGGGATGATTAGTTTAAAGACTAAATGACTAGATGAGTTTGATTAAGAAGTACTGAAACTACTTATTAAGCTATTCATGTGAGTGGTTGGAAAAATGCGGTTGGATGACTTAGAACACGAAATTGTCAATCTTTTTCCTTCTAAAAGTTCTAACCACCAAGAGGGTCTCTAACTTTTATTAAGAAATGCAACAGTGCACTACAACAAAAGAGGAAATGGATATTCATGTCGGAAGCAATCAATAACAAcgaagtggtaattaaaataaaatttcaagTTATGCTACTCAAAATATTAAGGTACCGCGCCGATGGTAGTGAATTTCACAACGTTTTTCAATTGAATGGAACCAATTAAGTTGATAATTGGCAAGGCCAATGTCAAGAAATAATCCAAagtaaagaaaaatgataaatttattCCAGTAATATCAATTACATCAAGATAAACACATATAATAGACTCCATAAGCTCGCAAGTTTATTCATTAATAgagcaaacaaaacaaaaaagccAAGCCAATTAAGTTGATTCAATGCAATTTGAAACTTCTTCAAGGGTATATCTCAATTAGAGACCTTGTTCCTAAAGTGGGAGTTATTTTGTATTCATTGAAACCAGCATCAGTGAAGAGCCTTTCCCATTCCATTTTAGTTCTCTGTTTGGCAGCATAAAAACCATCATCACCATGTCCATATAATGCTGTCCTCGAACAAACTCATTTCTCACATTCGGATTTTCGAGCACTATGTCTATGATTATCACCTTCCCTCCTTCTTCCCTACTCGGAATAGAATCTTTGCATTTCTTCAGTATCTTCACACAGTCTTCGTCGCTCCAGTTATGCAGAATCCACTGCTCAACCATTAATATTTACGAGTAGATAATAAGATTTTAAAAGTCAGAGAAATTGTTAATTAGTTGACCATGAGTTGTCAATAATTTGTGCAGGGCAACATTGAATAAGAACATTTTACAAGGAACAGTACAAGAAGCATTTACATATCAATATTGTCGTGGAAATGATGTTGTGTTCTGTACTACCTGTAATTAAGGACGAGGAAATTTACCAAGAGATTGATCAAAGTACATATCTTGGAAATGAGTTTCGCTAAATTTCACTTAAATTCATGATAGAATTGATTTACCTGTAGATATCCTTTAGATGATCCGATGGTTTTACAACGAGATGCATATAATTTAAAAGAGTGATGCTTAAAAATAAGAGACACACAGTAACAAAAGTTGCTACACTTGTACCTTGAGTAAGATTGCATTAGCATTAGGAATCTTCTCAAACATGCTTCCTCCGACAAACTCCCCATTCCCACTTCCCTTGAAGTTTCCTACTACGCGAGGGAGATCAAGTACTGTGCACTTTATGGCAGGAAAAGCTTTGGCTATGGCAATTGCCACAGTGCCAGTGCCACCTCCAACATCCACCAACGACGTTAATCCCTCAAAAACATGTTTACACTCCGTAATAAGAACATTGGCAATCAATCTCGAGTCACTAGCCATTGACTCATTGTAACTATCACCTACTCTTGGTTCTTGCACATAGTAATCCCATAAAGATATCTTATTAGCAGTATGAAAAGCAGTAGAGGAATCATCTTGGAACCAATCACTTAAACAAGAACATGCTTTTAAAAGAACTGGATCATGGGTGAACagaaaatatgtcctcatactcaaGGGGTCATTTTTCACAAGAAGCTGACTAGCTGGGGTAAGAGAGTAATGTTCATTTTCATGTTGGTTTAGGAAACCAGAATGAACTAAAAACCGCATTAAAATTGGTAAGAAGGAAACCTTGGAATGGTCGATGAGGGAAAGTTCAGCAGTGAGGTCAGAAAGAGAAATGGGCTTGcatttttgagccgagggtctcctggaaacagcctctctacccttcggggtaggggtaaggtctgcgtacatattaccctccccacaccccacttgtgggattatactgggtcgttgttgttgttgttgttgttgctgaagAGCTTAAGAAGTTGAACATATGGTTCCAGGTTTGAGTTTGAGCTAGGAGAAGGTCAACGGATCCATTCTCATTCATTGACATTCTTAAGAGAATTTGTTTTGATTAGAtttgtgtgacgacccggccagtcgtctcatgagttaccgcttcattttcccatttctgcttctttatgcttcgttatccgtatttaatgtgatcgggttgattagtttgagttcggagaggatttggtaagaaatgagacacttaatctcttttaagaaggtttaagttggaaaagtcaaccggatgttgacttatgtgttagagagctcggatgtgagttctgatggtttggttaactttgggaggtgatttatggcttaggagcgtaatcggaattggttttgaaggttcggagtagaattaggcttgaattggcgaagttgatattttggcgatttccggctgataggtgagattttgatataagagtcggaatagaattccgagagtttcaatagcttcgttgtgtcatttgagatgtgtgtgaaaaatttcaggtcattcggacgtggtttggttgggtttctgATCAAAAGAgtgtttcggaagattttagaaacttaggcttgaattcaatgagttttgaataatttgatattgtttgaggtgttttgatgattggaacaagtttgaataaggtattgggtcatgtttgtacttttggttgaggtcccgggg
This sequence is a window from Nicotiana sylvestris chromosome 3, ASM39365v2, whole genome shotgun sequence. Protein-coding genes within it:
- the LOC104221170 gene encoding myricetin 7/4'-O-methyltransferase 2-like, whose translation is MRFLVHSGFLNQHENEHYSLTPASQLLVKNDPLSMRTYFLFTHDPVLLKACSCLSDWFQDDSSTAFHTANKISLWDYYVQEPRVGDSYNESMASDSRLIANVLITECKHVFEGLTSLVDVGGGTGTVAIAIAKAFPAIKCTVLDLPRVVGNFKGSGNGEFVGGSMFEKIPNANAILLKWILHNWSDEDCVKILKKCKDSIPSREEGGKVIIIDIVLENPNVRNEFVRGQHYMDMVMMVFMLPNRELKWNGKGSSLMLVSMNTK